Within Raineyella sp. W15-4, the genomic segment CGGGTCGTCGAGGACCTGAAGGCGATGGGGCTGGCGGTCGAGGACGCCGGCGCGCTGGTGGTGTGGGTGGACGGCTTCGACGCGCCGATGATCGTGCAGAAGCGCGACGGCGGGTTCGGCTACGACGCCACCGACCTGGCCGCGATCCGGCACCGGGTCGACGACCTGCACGCCGAGCGGATCGTCTACGTCACCGACGCCCGGCAGGCGCAGCACTTCGCGATGGTCTTCGCCGTCGCGCGGAGGGCCGGCTGGCTGCCCGAGACCGTGACCGCCGAGCACATCGGCTTCGGCATGGTGCTCGGCGCCGATGGCAAGCCGTTCAAGACCCGCGACGGGTCGGCGGTCACCTTGTCGTCACTGCTGGACGCCGCCGAGGAGATCGCCGCCCCACCGATCGCGCTCGCCGCGATCAAGTACGCCGACCTGTCCAACGGGCTGAACAAGGACTACGTGTTCGACGCCGAGCGGATGGTGCAGACCACCGGCGACACCGGCCCGTACCTGCAGTACGCGCACGCCCGCACCTGCGCGGTGATGCGCGAGGCCGAGGCCAAGGGACTCGCCCTCGACACCGAGGTGAGCGTGCTGGACGAGCCGACCGAACAGGCGCTGGCGCTGGCGCTGTCCGGCTTCGGCGAGGCGGTGGCCGAGGTGGCCAGCACACTGCAGCCGCACAAGCTGTGCACGTACCTGTACGAGCTGGCCCAGCACTACTCGGCCTTCTACCAGCAGTGTCCGATCCTGAAGTCGGAGGGCGCGGTGCGGGATTCCCGCCTCGGCCTGTGCCGGGCCGTACGTACGGTGCTGGCCGCCGGCCTGGGCATGCTGGGGATCGAGGCGCTCGAGCGGATGTGATGGCTGGTGCGGATGCGCCAGCGGGAACAGGCGATGGCGGGAATGGCGGTGGCGGAAGCCATCGCGACGCGCAGAGCCGCCGCCGTTCCACCTAGCCGCCGCCCATCCGCACAGCCCCCGCCTGCCGACGCGCGGGGTCTGGCCACAAGCGCGGGGTCTGGCCACAAGCGCGGCGGCAACACCGGCATCGCGTCCGGATCGGTTCAACGCCGAGCGGCCAGAGCCTCGCGGATCCTTCGGCCGAGCTCATCAGGGCGCGCGAGGTCACCCCAGGTCCAGCGCAATACGAGCCACCCCGCCGCACGGATGGCATCTTCGCGACGCTTCTCCCGAAAGACGACGTCACCCGGCGAGTCGCCCCGACGTGCGTAGCGTTCGTACTTCACCCTGCCGTCGAACTCACCGACGACCTTCTGCGCCTCCCAACCGAAATCGGTGCGGAAGGTCCGCAGGCCTCCTCCGGGCATCCGGAGCACCAGGCGGTACTGGAGCTGTGGGGTCGGCACCTGTTGCTCACTGAGGACGATGCGGCTCAGCGACTCGCCGGGGCTTTCCGCCATCCCGGTCGCGAAGAACGTCATCCGACGAGCCACTCCGATCCCCCCAGTTCCTCTGAGCCCGCCGATGGATGCATCCATCGCGCTTCGCAGCCCTTCCGGATCGCGACTGAGACGAAGAGCCTGATCCGCCATCACCACCCCCGTGCGGAAACCCTCGGTACGGGCCACATCGACCAACGTACGTGGCAGCGCGGTGAGCCGGATCCCTTCGCGAACGATGATCTCCTCAGGGTCCAGCGCGCCGGGGTGCTGATGGACCATCGCCCGCCGGCCTCCGTGCGCCGCCCCGGGGACCGTAACGTGGATGGTCTCAGGGACGTCCCCCAGAAACGGAAGTCCCCACAGGGCCGCCGCCGTCACGTGGCTGAAGACCACCCCCTCACCGAACCGTACGGCCACCGCCGCGACCCTTGACCCCAGGCCCAGGGCCGCGTGGGCGTCCCGCTCAGGCGGCGACTGCGGTTCCCGCGGACTGCCCTTGTGCGACGCGGGACCTTGCTGGGGGTGCTCCGCTCCGGCATCCTGCTCGCCGTCCACCGGCGACCGGTCCTCGTAACAGCCACGGCGGATCCTGACCAGCGTGCCGGTGGCCAACGCTCGCCGGATCTCACTGTCGCCGACTCCGGCATCGAGGAATCCCTTCCGAGTACGGATCAGGGGCAGCGTGAAATCGGGTTCCATGCCGCCATGGAACCCGAGTGGCACGACGGATCGGAAGAGCTTGGCGGCAACGGACAACACCAGCACCCGAACGGACAACACCACGACTCAGAAACCGCCGACGCGCCGATCCGTCTCGAGCCACGGCCGGGCCGACAGCCACGGGGAACCACGCGGCACCGAGTGCCGCCCCACAACCGAGCACCGCAGCCGCTGCGGCTCTGTCCGGACGCCGCGGTTCCATCCAGCTGCCGCCGGCCGACGCGCGGGGCCTGACCAGAAGCGCGGGGCCTGACCAGAAGCGCGGCGAGGGCAACCGCGCTCCGCGCAGATCACTCCTCGCCGGCTGTTTCCTGCTCCGTCGGCTGCTCGAACGCGTCTCCGCCGGCTTCGCCCTCGTCGCCGGGATTCGCATCGTCCGACGTCCCCGCGCCCGTCGACGCCGCATCGTCCTCGTCGGTCGCCAGCACCTGGTCCGAGGTGTCGTCGGCATCGGGGTGCGGCGCCGTCGCCCGTTCCTCGGCCTGGCGCAGGGCCCGTTCGGTGGCCTCCTCGACGCGCAGCTCCTGGTTGGGATGATCCTCGCGGTACAGGGCCATCCAGGCGGCGCCGATGATGCCCGCGCGGTTGCGGAGTTCGGCGGGAACGATCGGGGTGTTGAGGCTGAGCCGGGGCAGGAATTTGTCGGCGTCCCGGCTGATCCCGCCGCCGACGACGATCAGATCGGGCCAGAGCAGCGCCTCGACGGTCTGGAAGTACCGCTCGACCCGCGGCGCCCACTGCTTGTACGACAGGCCGAGCCGGTCCTTCACCCCGGACGAGGCCTGGGTCTCGGCGTCGTGGCCGTCGATCTCGATGTGGCCGAACTCGCTGTTCGGGATCAGCACGCCGCGGTGGACCAGCGCGGTGCCGATGCCGGTGCCCAGCGTCGTCACCAGCACCAGGCCGGGATGGTCCTTGGCCGCCCCGAAGTGTGCCTCGGCCAGCCCCGCCGCGTCGGCGTCGTTGAAGACCACCACCGGCCGTCCCAGCAGGTCCTCGAACATCTTCTCCGCCTCGAACCCGATCCACGCCGGGTCGATGTTGGCGGCCGTACGCGTCACGCCGTGGGTGACCACCGCCGGGATCGTGATGCCGATCGGGCCGTCCCCGGTCAGCTCCGCGAAGTACGCCACGATCTCGGCGACCGCGGCCCCCACCTTCTTCGGGGTGGACTTCTTCGGAGTCGGGATCCGCAGTCGGTCGACGGCGAAGTCGCCGGCCTCCAGGTCGACCGGGGCACCCTTGATCCCCGACCCGCCGATGTCGATGCCGAGCACTGGTCGCACTGTCATGTGCAGAGCCTACGAGTCGCGACACCCCCGTGTCAGGAGTGGGACGCGGGTGGCGGCCCCGGTGTGTCCGGTGTGTCCGGGGACGTCCCTCCGGCCGGCCGCGCCGCCGTCCCTCCGACCGGCCCCGCCTCGCCGAACGGCGGCATCTCCCCCGCCGGCCGCACCTCCTCAGCCTGCCGGGCCTGTGCTCCCCAGGCCAGCAGCGTCCGGGCGTACGTACGGGCCTCATCGGTCGGCAGGTGGCGGGCCACGAGATGAACCGGACCGGGGGTGAGGTCGACGTGGACACTGGCCAGCCCCAGCCACCGCTGCAGCGGGCCCTGGGTGAGGCGTACGGACTGGAACTTCCGCAGCGGCACGATCGCCCCGCGACGCTCGAACACGCCGTGGTCGGCGATAGTGACCTGTGGCGTCGCGCCCCACCGCAGGGTGTGGGCGTCGACCCAGCGGATCAGCCGGACCCGACGCGGCACCCCGCGCAGCGGCACGGCGTCGAGGTCGATCCCGGGCAGCACCTGACGCAGGATGAAGGCCAGCTCGGCCCTAGTCCCGGCGGGCAGGACGGTCGATTCGCGCCGGTCGTTGTCCTCCTCGCGGTGGCCGCTGGCCAGGCCGACCATGTCGATGTCGACCGACCACCACCCGGGAATGCGCCACAGCAGCGGCTGCCGGATCCGGACACCCTGGATCCGGTCCATCGGCAGCGTCTGGCTGACCAGACGGGTCAGCCCGGAGGTGATCCGCAGACCGCCCGACGGCGTCCGCAGCAACTGGAAGTTGAATTGGTGATTGACCCGGCGACTGACCATCGAGACGAAGCCGATGACCACCGGCAGCAGGACCGCCAGCGAGACCGCGCCGGCCCCGGCGGTCCAACCGATGACGATGATCACGATGCTGATGCCGACCGACCACCACAGCTCGGTGGACAACAGGAAGGCGCCGATGATCCGGGTCGGTTCCATCGTGAGCAGCAACTGGTCGGCCGCCGAGGCATCGACCAGGACGCCGGGACGGGGCTGCCGGCCGACGGCCGCGACGCTGGTCCGCTCACCGACGGCCCGGCGCAGCAGGTAGTCGCGCAGGTCGTACGCCCGGGCACGGGAGAGGTAGCGCAGCCGGGTGGCGGCCTCGCCGGCGCCGGCCTCGATCCGGAGCTCGGCCAGCCCGAACAGCCGGGCGACCAGCGGTTGATCCACGTCGACGGACTGGATCCGTTCGAAGGCGACCCGGCGGGAACGCCGCCGCAGCCAGCCGGTCTCGACCCGCACCTCGTGTTCGTCGATGACGAACCGGGTGAACCACCAGGTCGCCCAGCCGGCGAGCGCCGCAGCGAGGGCGACGACGAGGATGATCCCGCCGATCAGCCAGCCAGTGGGCGGCGCGCCGGGTGTACGCGGAGTGCTGTCGAGGCCGTCGCGGAGGTAGGCGTAGATGCCGGCGGCGAGCACGATCCAGCCGCGGACCAGTGGCGTGAGCGGGTGCGGCCGCTCCAGCACCGGATGGCCGGGGGCAGGGGCGTCGGCAGAGGCGGCGGGTGCGGGAACGTCCGGCGCCGGCGTCGGGGCCGCGGGCTGGCCGGCCGTCCGGCCGGGGATCTCGGGCGGGCGGAACTCCGGTCCGGGGGCATCCGGCCGACCAAGCCCCTGACCAGGCCGGCCGGGCTGCTGTTCGCCTGCGCCCGGTGCCGACGGATCGGTCACAGACCTGACCTCCGCGGATCGCTGTGCGAGGTCAGCACGTCGCGCAGCCGGGCCGCCTCGGCGGCGGGTAGCCCAGGGATCCTGGCGTCGGTCTCCGCGGAGGCGGTCACCAGGGTGACCGTCGCCAGGCCGAAGGCCCGTTCTATCGGGCCGGCGTTCACGTCGACCACCTGCAGCCGGCCGTACGGCACCACGCTGAGCGCGCGGAACATCACGCCACGCCGCACCCACAGCTCATCGGCCGTCTCCGCGTAGCCCCAGCGCGGCCACCGGCGCAGGATCAGCACCGCGTTCCACAGCCACAGCGCGCCGGCCACCACCAGTGGGATCGCGGTGTAGAGCCGTTGGCCGACCACAAGTTGCAGGAGCACTGCGACCGGGACCGCGACGACGACGGCCCACAACCCGGTGGTGAGCAGCGAGAGCGTACGCCACCGTCGATCGATGCCGTGCCAGGCGACGCCGGGGCCGTCGAACAGCAGCTCGGCACCGGAGCCGCTCGGCCGGCCGGCGCTTGTCGGGCCGCCGCTTGTCGGGCCGCCGCTCATCGAGCCACCGGCCGTCGGATCACTGCTCATCGGCGGGCTTCAGTGACACGGACACCCCACCGAAGGCCGCGAGGCCGCGCAGGATGACCGTCGGGGCGTTCGGGTCGGCGCAGCGGGCCTGGGACGACGCGCCGCCGAAGAGGGGGAACACCTGGTTGACGACCCGTACGCCGTCCGGCACCACCACGTCGAGGCCGCCGAACACGGCGAAGGCGTCGATGGTGATGGTGCGGGACTCGAAGACCGCCTCGCGCAGGTCGATCGTGGCCCCACCGAACAAGGCCACCGCGGTGGTGCCCCGCGGGACGCGGAGCAGGCCTTTCCGCTCCGCGCCGCTGAACACCGCGATGACCAGGTCCCGTGGGCTCTCCGTCGACGGGTCGACCACCACGCCCCAGGGTCGGGAACCGGCGGCGGGACCGGTCGGGACCGGCGCCGCGCCGGGCACACCGACGGCCGGGAGCCCGGTCTGCTCCCCGCCGTAGCCGTTGGCAGGCCCGCCGGCGGAGGCACTCAGATCGGCGGTCAACGGTCCGAGTTCCGCGAAGGTCCGCGCCGACAGCGCGTGGGCGACGCGGTCCCGGTGCTCGTCGAGGGTCAACCGACCGTCCGCGTACGCGGCATCGAGGAGGTCGGTGACGCGGGCTCGGTCGAGGTCCGAGGCACGGAGATTGTCGGGCATTCCAGCGGTCATGGACCCAGCGTACGAGGCCGCGGTGGCTCGCTGTAGCCCGCCATCGCACTCGGTGGCGAGAGCCCGCGACGACGTGCGGTGAAGCGCGACAAAGCGCTCAGCGACGACCACGGTCGCGCTCAGTAATGGGCCAGCACACCCTCGGCGACCGTGCGGAACCGCCGCTCGTCCAGCCGCGCGGCGGTGCGGCGCACCGCCGCTGGGTCGATCCGGATGATCCGGTTCAGCCGCACCTCGCTGGGGCGGCCCTCGCGGTCCCACGGGCCGGCGCCGATGTCCAGCCAATAGCGGCCGACCGACGCCTCCTGGGCGGCATCCCGGTCGTGGTCCTTCGAGGTCATCTGGACACCGAGCAACCAGGGCCCGTCGGTGCCGATCAGCAGCACCGGGCGGTCCTTGCCCTGGGTCGAGTCCTCCTCGAACGGCACCCAGGTCCACACCACCTCCCCCGGATCGGGCCGGCCGTCCTCACGGGGGCGGTAGGTGATCGCCGGGCGCCCGGTGAAGTCGCCCGGGTAGGCTCCGGCCGAGGTCGGGTGGTCGCCGGCGCGACCACGCTGGGGAACGGCCGTGGGAACGGCACCGGCGCCGGACGGAGCCGAGGAGCCGGGCCGGCGCTCGGGTCGCTCGGGTGCGCCATCGGCGCTCCCGGAACGCCGCGCGGCGCCCCGAACGATGTCCTCGACGAGGCGCCACACCGCGCGCATGATGCTGTCATCCCGACCGGCCATGCGCCCCACCGTAGCGGGCTGGTCCGACAACCGGCGGCCCGGTCCGGCGGTCATGCCCGCAGCGCCTCGATCGGCTCGATCCGTGAGGCCTGGCGGGCCGGATGCAGACCGGCGACGATCCCGGTGACCAGGCCGAGGGCCGGCCCGGCGATCGACAACGCCCAGGGGATCACCGCGGTCCACTGCCGGATCACACAGATCGCCACCACCCCGACGGTGCCGGCGCTCGTGCCGACGACACCGCCCATCAGTCCCAGCAGCCCCGCCTCGATCAGGAACTGCCAGGCGATGTGACCCGGACGGGCCCCCAGTGCCCGGCGGACCCCGATCTCGCCGGTGCGTTCCATCACGGCCATGAAAGTGGTGTTGGTGATGCCGACCATGCCGACGACCACACTGACTCCGGCGAGCAGGAGCAGCAGGATCGACAGGTCGCCGATGACGTTCTCCCGCAGCGACGCCGGGTCGGGCGGCAGGCTCACCGCGTACAGGTCGGGTTGGTCCGGCCGCAGTGCGATCGGGAGTTGGTCACCGACGACGGATGCTGCGCCGGGCCTGACCTCCACCACCAGCTCGGTCTGCGAGGGGCGTCCCTCCACACCCCAGATCTGGGCGGCGGTGCTGAGGGGGATCGCCACCGCGCTGAGCAGGTCGGGGCGGCGCTCCACCTGGCGGATCACTCCGGCGACGGTGAACGGGACGCCGCCGATGTAGATCACCTGGCGCGTGGCCGGCTCGTGGAGGCCCAACCGGTCGGCGACCGTCGGGCCGACCACGGCCACTCGTTGCCCGGTCTCCTCGACGAAGCTGTCCCAGGGCCGCCCGGCGGCCATGTCGACGCGGGCCACGTCGAACAACCCGCCCGTCACGGCCAGCACCGGCGCCTGCATCGACTCACCGGTGTCGGACGGCGGCAGGGTGCTGAGCCGGCCCTTGCCGTCGAAGAGGACGCCGGTCAGGCCGGCCGACACCACGCCGTCGACCTGACCGACGCGCCGCTCCACGTCCGTCGGGAAGCCCGGGGAGAACTCCCGCACCGGATCGGGAGTGAGGGAGACCGTCACCTGGGTGGACTCCAGCATGTTGAAGCGTTCGCCGATCTGGGCGCTGGCCGAACCCGTCAGCCCGATCACCAGCACCAGCACGCCGACGCCCAGCACGGTGCCGAGGCTCGTCATCACCGCGCGACGCGGCGCCTGCTGGATGCCTGCCAGGGCCTCGTCGACGATGTCGCGGCGGGTGGGCCCCGTCCGTACCCGGCGCGTACGGTCGTCACGGCCCTCGCGGCCCTCGCGGCCGTCGCGCCTCCCCTGCCACCGCCACCGTCGCCACGGTCGTGTCCTGCGTGACGTACGCCCCCCAGGCCACGTACGTCGCGGATCGCCGTGTTCAGCGGACATGGACCCTCCCGTCGCGGATCTCGACCCGGATCGTGCCCCGGGCCGCCAGGTCCGGGTCGTGGGTGACCACCACCACAGTGATCCCGGTGGCGGCCAGGCGCTCCAGGATGGTGACGATGCCAGCGCCGGTCGCGGTGTCGAGGTTGCCGGTGGGTTCGTCGCACAGCAGCAGGCGCGGGGCACCGACCAGGCCACGCGCGATCGCCACCCGTTGCTGTTCTCCACCCGACAACTGGCCCGCCCGGGCCATCGCCCGCGGAGTGAGCCCGACGACGGCCAGCGCCTCGGCCGCCTGGTCCCGGCGGGTGGCACGGTCCATCCCCTGGTAGAGACCGGCCAGTTCCACGTTCTCGGTGACCGTACGCAGCGGCATCAGGTGGAAGGCCTGGAAGACGAAGCCGATCATCCGCCCCCGCAGGTCGGTGCGGTCGATCTCCGACAGGGTCGTGGTCTCCTGGCCGTCCAGCGCCACGGTTCCCGAGGTGGGACGGTCGAGCAGGCCGGCCAGCGACAGCCAGGTGCTCTTGCCGGAGCCGCTCGGTCCGGCGACGGTCACCAGGCCGCCGGCGGGGATGTCCAGGTCGAACGGCAGCAGCGCCCGCACCCGGGGTGGCCCCGGGTACGTCCGGGTGCAGCCACGGAAGGACAGCACCGGACCGGTGTCCGGGACGTCCGGGCCGCCGGAAGACCCGGCATCCAGGCTGCCGGAGGACGGGGCATCCGAGCCGCCGGAGGACGGAGCGTCCGCCGCAGGGACCGAGAGCTCGGGCCCAGGCTCGCCGAGCAGCTCCTCGAGCCGGGTCATCGCGACGGCTTCGCGGTCGGGAGGGCTCCGCCGCCGACCTGCACGGTCTGGCCGATCGTCAGCTCACCCTCCGTCGGCGTGATCGCCACATACCCGTCACCGCTGAACCCGGTGCTCACCGGGACCTCGCGCGGGGCGACGTCGCCGTCGCCGATCACCCGGACGACGGTGGAGCCGTCGGCGCGGGAGATGATCGCGGTGCTGGGGACCGCAAGCCCGGACCGGCCGGCGGTCTCGGTGGCCACCATGATCCGCACCTGGCTGCCGGGTGGGGACGTGAGCGCCCCCTCGGCCACCGAGATGGTCACCTCGGTCCGCTGACCACCGCCACCGCCGGTGGTCGAGGACGCGGTGTCGGATCGGCCGCCCGTGGCGGAGCCGGCGCCACCCGCGGCATCGGCGGCCACGGCGCGGACATCGTTGACCGTTCCCTCGACGGTGCCACCCTCGGTGATCACCCGGGCTCCCTGGTCGACGACCACGCCGTTCACAGCGGTCGTATCGGCGGTGCCGCGAGCGACCAGCGCACCGCTGGTCACGGTGAGGGTGCCGACTCCCGAGGGATCGCCGGGACGTGCCGCGACGGCCCGGACGGTGGCCGGGAGGGTCGGCACGAAGGCGATCTCGCCCAGGCCGACCACCACACCGGCCCGCCCCCGCGCCTTGGCCAGGTCGGCCCGCGCCACGGCCAGGTCCTCCCGGGCGTACGTCACCGCCTGTCGCGCGTCCTCGAGCTGGCCGGCGGTGGAGGAGGCACCAGCGCTGGCCGTGCTGCCGGTAGTGGCGGCGGTCGGCTGGCCGCCCGGCGTGTCCGCAGTGGCTCCGGCTTTCGCGCCCCCGGAGCCCTGCGCCTGCGTCAGAGCGCGCTCGGCTGCGGCCAACGCCCGCGCGGCGGTCGTCTCGGCGCGTTCGGCGGTCCGGACCTCGTCCTCCCCCTGGGCGATCGGGGTGAACCCGAGACGCTGGTAGAGATCACGCAACCCGGCCTGGGTCTCGGCGGTGACGGAGTCACCCTTTCCCGCCCGATATCCCAGGCCGGCCAGAGCCTTGTTGAGCTGGGCGACATCGGGGCCGCTGGCGCCCGGCGCGATGGCGCGGTAGGCAGCCATCGCGCCGGGCAAGGCGATCACCGGCCGACCGCCGACCTCGGCCAGCACGGCACCCGCCTTGACCTCGTCCCCGGCCCGCACCCGGACCGCACTGACGACGGAGGCCTGCTGCTCGGCGTCGCCGCCACGCAGGGTGATCTCGGTGGTCTCCTGGTGGGCGATCACGCCTGACAGGGCCACCGTACGGGTCACCTGGCGTTGCTCGACGGTGGCGGTGAGGGTCGAGACCGGAGGTGGGGCGGCGTCGGCCGCCACCTGCGCCGGAGACTTCACCAGGCGTCCGGCGAGAACGCCGATCACCAGCGAGGAGACGGCGATGAGAGCCATCACCCGTACGGTGCGCCGCTTGCGTGCTGCAGGTGGCAGTTGGGTGGCGGCCTCCGCGTCGAGAATCTCGGGGCCAGCGGCCTCGGGCCGATCGAGCTCGGATGCATCAGGACGCGATGAGGATCGCTTCTTCTTCACCTGTCAGACGCCTTCGGCGATGGCTTGTCTGGCGCGGTGCAAGGCAGCCTCACGATCGGCGGCGCCCTGGCGGAGTTCCGCCTCGTGCTTGTCGATCCACCGCTGCTGGTACGCGGTGTCCAGGGCATAGAGGATGCCGGGGAGGTTCACCTGCTGGGCAGGTGACGTCATCCACCGCGGCCTTGACTCCTTCGGGGCCGTCCGGCTTCCCGGAATAGAGAGCCTGTTCGCCTCTGACGGTGACCTGCGGGTAGCCACGGTCATGCATGCACTGCGCATACGCCTTCTGCACCGCCTTGGCACGGGAGTCGGCTTCCATCCGGCCGTAGCTCTCACCCAGGCCGTCCGTCACGAAGTTCCGGACACTGGTGGAGGCAGGACCCATTTGTCGCCAGGCCTCCTTGAAGCAGCCACCCTCGGGCAGGCGCATCCCGTCGGCGGCCGTCACTGTGCTCGGGGCGCCTGAAACTGTGGTGCCTTCGAATATTTCGCGCTCACGCTGGGTGAAATTTTGCGGGGGAACAACTGTCTCCGGAAGTAGCCGGGGAAATTCCTCAGGGGATGTCATATACCCGTACTTCTTGGCACTCTCCACGCTCAGTATCCCGTACCGGCGAGGAAAGACATCTACATACTCCGACGACTGACTATTGGGCGGAAATATCACCGGCTCACCCTCGTACCCGAATTTTCGAGCACAGCGGACGGCAAGTATTTGCTGGCCGTTGATCAGTGTGATGACCTTGTCGCCATCCAGCAAGTAAGGCAGCAACGGCGCCTTCAAGTCCGCCACGGACGTGAGCGGCGGCGGATCCTCTGGAATCTCCGGTTCCCCTTCCCCCAGGAGTGAACCACAGCCGGACCCCGTCAGAGCGACCACGACGGCCAGACCCCAGACCCAACACCTTTTTCGGCTCTTCACGTGTCAGACTCCTTCAGCAATGGCCTGCTGGGCGCGGCGAAGGGCGGCCTCACGATCGGCGGCCCCCTGCCGAAGTTCCGCCTCATGCTTGTCGATCCATCGCTGCTGGTATGCCGTGTCCAAGGCGTAGAGAATGCCCGGAAGGTTTACCTGCTGGGCGCACGTGACGTCGTCCACCGCGGCGCGGATCCCATCAGGACCATCCGGCTTACCGGAATAGAGAGCCTGTTCGCCTCTGACGGTGACCTGCGGGTAGCCACGGTCATGCATGCACTGCGCGTATGCCTTCTGCACCGCCTTGGCACGGGAGTCGGCTTCCATCCGGCCGTAGCTCTCATTTGCGCCATCCAGCACGAGGTCTCGAAGCGTGCTGGACGCCGTGCCGACCTGCCGCCAGGCTTCTTTGAAGCAGCCACCTTCCGGAAGCGGGGACCCGTCGTCGGCGACAATCGCGCTCGTCGCCCCAGTCGCGGCAGGACCCTCAAATATCTCCCGTTCCACAGCGGTATAGTCACGCGAAGGAATCGAGTCCTCGGAGAGCATTCGAGGCCATTCCTCTGGGGACGAAAAGTAGCCGTATCTCTTTGCACTCTCCACGCTCAGTATCCCGTACCGGCGAGGAAAGACATCTACATACTCCGATGGCTGGCTGTTGGGCGGAAATATCACCGGCTCACCCTCGTACCCGAATTTTCGAGCACAGCGGACGGCAAGTATTTGCTGGCCGTTGATCAGTGTGATGACCTTGTCGCCATCCAGCAAGTAAGGCAGCAACGGCGCCTTCAAGTCCGCAACGGACGTGAGCGGCGGCGGATCCTCTGGAATCTCCGGTTCCCCTTCCCCCAGGAGTGAACCACAGCCAGACCCCGTCAGAGCGAGGAAGACAGCTATCCCACCAGCCAGCCACCGTTGCCGCCTCACCTCCTCCCCCCTAGCTGAGGTAGTACGACGACGCGACGTCGTTGAAGCCGATGTCCGGCAGGTTCACATAACCGCCGTATGTCCCGTCCCAGTTGCCCGACTTCGATGCACCGCCGAGATTCTCAT encodes:
- the argS gene encoding arginine--tRNA ligase: MSSLVATLSERFAAVTGGVDPELRPATKPRFGHFQCNVAMRLAKQEGAKPRDIAQRIVDEIEIDDLCEPLEIAGPGFINIRLKNSVLAAEANTLMADPHHGVPQDPHPRRTVIDYSSPNVAKQMHVGHLRSTIIGDCFSRVLGATGSEVIRQNHIGDWGTQFGQLVEQILEDGIDASTLDLAGAEALYKRASAHFKADEEFADRARHRVVALQSGDEQTRTIWQQLIDVSLAGFNATYRRMDILLTDDDLAGESTYNEGLVRVVEDLKAMGLAVEDAGALVVWVDGFDAPMIVQKRDGGFGYDATDLAAIRHRVDDLHAERIVYVTDARQAQHFAMVFAVARRAGWLPETVTAEHIGFGMVLGADGKPFKTRDGSAVTLSSLLDAAEEIAAPPIALAAIKYADLSNGLNKDYVFDAERMVQTTGDTGPYLQYAHARTCAVMREAEAKGLALDTEVSVLDEPTEQALALALSGFGEAVAEVASTLQPHKLCTYLYELAQHYSAFYQQCPILKSEGAVRDSRLGLCRAVRTVLAAGLGMLGIEALERM
- the ppgK gene encoding polyphosphate--glucose phosphotransferase; this encodes MTVRPVLGIDIGGSGIKGAPVDLEAGDFAVDRLRIPTPKKSTPKKVGAAVAEIVAYFAELTGDGPIGITIPAVVTHGVTRTAANIDPAWIGFEAEKMFEDLLGRPVVVFNDADAAGLAEAHFGAAKDHPGLVLVTTLGTGIGTALVHRGVLIPNSEFGHIEIDGHDAETQASSGVKDRLGLSYKQWAPRVERYFQTVEALLWPDLIVVGGGISRDADKFLPRLSLNTPIVPAELRNRAGIIGAAWMALYREDHPNQELRVEEATERALRQAEERATAPHPDADDTSDQVLATDEDDAASTGAGTSDDANPGDEGEAGGDAFEQPTEQETAGEE
- a CDS encoding PH domain-containing protein codes for the protein MTDPSAPGAGEQQPGRPGQGLGRPDAPGPEFRPPEIPGRTAGQPAAPTPAPDVPAPAASADAPAPGHPVLERPHPLTPLVRGWIVLAAGIYAYLRDGLDSTPRTPGAPPTGWLIGGIILVVALAAALAGWATWWFTRFVIDEHEVRVETGWLRRRSRRVAFERIQSVDVDQPLVARLFGLAELRIEAGAGEAATRLRYLSRARAYDLRDYLLRRAVGERTSVAAVGRQPRPGVLVDASAADQLLLTMEPTRIIGAFLLSTELWWSVGISIVIIVIGWTAGAGAVSLAVLLPVVIGFVSMVSRRVNHQFNFQLLRTPSGGLRITSGLTRLVSQTLPMDRIQGVRIRQPLLWRIPGWWSVDIDMVGLASGHREEDNDRRESTVLPAGTRAELAFILRQVLPGIDLDAVPLRGVPRRVRLIRWVDAHTLRWGATPQVTIADHGVFERRGAIVPLRKFQSVRLTQGPLQRWLGLASVHVDLTPGPVHLVARHLPTDEARTYARTLLAWGAQARQAEEVRPAGEMPPFGEAGPVGGTAARPAGGTSPDTPDTPGPPPASHS
- a CDS encoding PH domain-containing protein, translating into MSSDPTAGGSMSGGPTSGGPTSAGRPSGSGAELLFDGPGVAWHGIDRRWRTLSLLTTGLWAVVVAVPVAVLLQLVVGQRLYTAIPLVVAGALWLWNAVLILRRWPRWGYAETADELWVRRGVMFRALSVVPYGRLQVVDVNAGPIERAFGLATVTLVTASAETDARIPGLPAAEAARLRDVLTSHSDPRRSGL
- a CDS encoding DUF1707 domain-containing protein codes for the protein MTAGMPDNLRASDLDRARVTDLLDAAYADGRLTLDEHRDRVAHALSARTFAELGPLTADLSASAGGPANGYGGEQTGLPAVGVPGAAPVPTGPAAGSRPWGVVVDPSTESPRDLVIAVFSGAERKGLLRVPRGTTAVALFGGATIDLREAVFESRTITIDAFAVFGGLDVVVPDGVRVVNQVFPLFGGASSQARCADPNAPTVILRGLAAFGGVSVSLKPADEQ
- a CDS encoding type II toxin-antitoxin system PemK/MazF family toxin, whose amino-acid sequence is MAGRDDSIMRAVWRLVEDIVRGAARRSGSADGAPERPERRPGSSAPSGAGAVPTAVPQRGRAGDHPTSAGAYPGDFTGRPAITYRPREDGRPDPGEVVWTWVPFEEDSTQGKDRPVLLIGTDGPWLLGVQMTSKDHDRDAAQEASVGRYWLDIGAGPWDREGRPSEVRLNRIIRIDPAAVRRTAARLDERRFRTVAEGVLAHY
- a CDS encoding ABC transporter permease; amino-acid sequence: MSAEHGDPRRTWPGGRTSRRTRPWRRWRWQGRRDGREGREGRDDRTRRVRTGPTRRDIVDEALAGIQQAPRRAVMTSLGTVLGVGVLVLVIGLTGSASAQIGERFNMLESTQVTVSLTPDPVREFSPGFPTDVERRVGQVDGVVSAGLTGVLFDGKGRLSTLPPSDTGESMQAPVLAVTGGLFDVARVDMAAGRPWDSFVEETGQRVAVVGPTVADRLGLHEPATRQVIYIGGVPFTVAGVIRQVERRPDLLSAVAIPLSTAAQIWGVEGRPSQTELVVEVRPGAASVVGDQLPIALRPDQPDLYAVSLPPDPASLRENVIGDLSILLLLLAGVSVVVGMVGITNTTFMAVMERTGEIGVRRALGARPGHIAWQFLIEAGLLGLMGGVVGTSAGTVGVVAICVIRQWTAVIPWALSIAGPALGLVTGIVAGLHPARQASRIEPIEALRA
- a CDS encoding ABC transporter ATP-binding protein, which encodes MTRLEELLGEPGPELSVPAADAPSSGGSDAPSSGSLDAGSSGGPDVPDTGPVLSFRGCTRTYPGPPRVRALLPFDLDIPAGGLVTVAGPSGSGKSTWLSLAGLLDRPTSGTVALDGQETTTLSEIDRTDLRGRMIGFVFQAFHLMPLRTVTENVELAGLYQGMDRATRRDQAAEALAVVGLTPRAMARAGQLSGGEQQRVAIARGLVGAPRLLLCDEPTGNLDTATGAGIVTILERLAATGITVVVVTHDPDLAARGTIRVEIRDGRVHVR